From one Synergistaceae bacterium genomic stretch:
- a CDS encoding DUF4403 family protein, whose amino-acid sequence MRKTIGIPLLFLLLGAAAFLASTLAVNGQPTFWDDPPKEELAPERLDTAPPPEDTPEETPDPRESYISVPIFTTADEAAGMLEAALVNPLYDVKDEVIDRSFGESRADLLLEKTGRVGVSFAEGAAGFSLPFRFSSIVSWRGEILGISSSARKEIMGAGRLHLDLSPALEEDWRLKLNGAARLEWTSSPTLNILGQEIGIASLLTDLFNRRSGDLLASAEEEINRSARIREHAEKEWEGLFEPIRLSEDPDLWLSVTPISLAMPPFSARDGKLTATAGLKCLLSITAERPGERMPSPLPGLEAMGPNMEPGVLLNVESIISYAALGDYVTSMEMPEIDIPGGSVTVNRVEFFGRGESLVAEADISGRGPGGAVEGKIYIMGRPVYSRDDEVVRMEDADFEEKTNSALAKAAAWLARPALLKEMTERMVWPLGELRERTAESLSDMLKERWIADDVMMEGDLSNLSLEGLSVGADGLRLSLTMGGGVSLRYGEGRAKKGL is encoded by the coding sequence GTGAGAAAGACCATTGGCATACCACTGCTCTTCCTGCTGCTGGGCGCGGCGGCCTTCCTGGCGTCCACCCTGGCGGTGAACGGGCAGCCGACATTTTGGGACGATCCGCCGAAGGAGGAGCTTGCGCCGGAGAGGCTGGACACGGCGCCTCCCCCCGAGGATACGCCGGAGGAGACGCCCGATCCGAGGGAGTCCTACATCTCCGTCCCGATATTCACTACGGCGGACGAGGCGGCCGGGATGCTGGAGGCAGCCCTGGTCAACCCTCTCTACGACGTGAAGGACGAGGTGATCGACAGGAGCTTCGGCGAGTCGAGGGCCGACCTGCTGCTGGAGAAGACCGGCAGGGTGGGAGTGTCGTTCGCCGAGGGCGCGGCGGGCTTCTCCCTGCCATTTCGCTTCTCGTCGATAGTCTCGTGGAGGGGGGAGATACTGGGGATATCGTCCAGCGCGCGCAAGGAGATCATGGGCGCGGGCAGGCTGCACCTCGACCTGTCGCCAGCCTTGGAGGAGGACTGGAGGCTGAAGCTGAACGGCGCCGCCAGGCTTGAGTGGACCAGCTCCCCCACCCTGAACATACTGGGCCAGGAGATCGGCATAGCCTCCCTGCTGACCGACCTGTTCAACAGGCGGTCGGGGGATCTGCTGGCGAGCGCGGAGGAGGAGATCAACCGCTCCGCTCGCATAAGGGAGCATGCCGAGAAGGAGTGGGAAGGGCTGTTCGAGCCGATAAGGCTGAGCGAGGACCCTGACCTCTGGCTCTCCGTGACGCCGATCTCGCTGGCGATGCCGCCATTCTCCGCCAGGGACGGGAAGCTGACCGCGACGGCGGGGCTGAAGTGCCTGCTGTCGATCACGGCGGAGAGGCCGGGCGAGCGGATGCCCTCCCCCCTGCCGGGGCTGGAGGCGATGGGGCCCAACATGGAGCCGGGCGTGCTGCTGAACGTGGAGAGTATCATCTCCTACGCCGCGCTGGGCGACTACGTCACCTCGATGGAGATGCCGGAGATCGACATACCGGGCGGAAGCGTCACAGTGAACCGGGTGGAGTTCTTCGGCCGGGGGGAGAGCCTCGTCGCCGAGGCGGACATATCGGGCAGGGGGCCGGGAGGTGCGGTCGAGGGGAAGATCTACATCATGGGAAGGCCGGTCTACTCCCGAGATGACGAGGTCGTCCGGATGGAGGACGCGGATTTCGAGGAAAAAACGAACAGCGCCCTGGCGAAGGCGGCGGCGTGGCTGGCAAGGCCCGCGCTTCTCAAAGAGATGACGGAGAGGATGGTCTGGCCGCTGGGCGAGCTTCGCGAGAGGACCGCCGAGTCGCTGTCCGACATGCTGAAGGAGCGCTGGATAGCCGACGACGTGATGATGGAGGGAGATCTCTCCAACCTGTCGCTGGAGGGGCTGTCGGTGGGGGCGGACGGGCTGCGCCTGTCGCTGACGATGGGAGGCGGGGTCTCGCTGCGATACGGGGAGGGGCGGGCCAAGAAGGGCCTTTAG